The following proteins are encoded in a genomic region of Macrobrachium nipponense isolate FS-2020 chromosome 44, ASM1510439v2, whole genome shotgun sequence:
- the LOC135203862 gene encoding LIRP-like — translation MRTLNAVLLLTLILQGGVGSPRGSSPSSSSLAQVSGSSSSSSDLGEEEGKPLRRLCGWRLANKLNQVCKGIYNKPTVTNNDLFYRSMRGGGPLYYEFRPKTPEVSDDFRYHFPKTDDSYYYYYYSGGRETDDGGLPPGGYALEGQERSPFLSKQEASQMFKAHPRSKRGLSAECCRKACRVSELMGYCQ, via the exons ATGAGAACACTT AATGCAGTCCTCTTGTTGACTCTGATACTTCAAGGGGGCGTCGGCTCCCCCCGGGGGTCGTCACCCTCGTCATCCTCGCTGGCTCAGgtcagcggcagcagcagcagcagcagcgacctgggggaggaggaagggaagccCCTGAGGAGGCTCTGTGGATGGAGGCTGGCGAACAAACTCAACCAGGTCTGTAAGGGGATTTACAACAAGCCCACCGTCACCAACAACGATTTGTTCTACCGCTCGATGAGAGGAG GTGGGCCGTTGTACTACGAATTCAGACCCAAAACGCCGGAAGTATCTGACGACTTCAGATACCATTTCCCAAAGACGGAcgactcctactactactactactactctggCGGGAGGGAGACCGATGATGGCGGCTTGCCCCCCGGAGGATATGCCCTAGAGGGGCAGGAGCGCTCCCCGTTCCTGTCGAAACAAGAGGCTTCGCAAATGTTCAAGGCGCATCCCAGATCGAAGCGCGGGCTATCGGCAGAGTGCTGCCGCAAAGCCTGTAGGGTTTCCGAGCTTATGGGCTACTGTCAATAA